A stretch of Geobacter sp. DNA encodes these proteins:
- the pyrF gene encoding orotidine-5'-phosphate decarboxylase gives MTKDEARSRIIFALDVPGMDEVRRWAGLLAPHVGMFKIGKQLYTACGPEAVRTILQAGGQVFLDLKYHDIPNTVAMASLEAARLGVKLFNLHALGGYEMMATTVDTLDREFKGAERAKVLAVTVLTSSTGETLREIGIGVPVEEQVVRLARLAHKAGVDGVVASPREVPLIREACGADFLIVTPGVRPAFAAADDQKRIMTPREAIQSGADYLVIGRPISAAPDPVRAAELIVEEMVQ, from the coding sequence ATGACGAAAGACGAGGCGCGATCCCGGATCATCTTTGCCCTGGACGTTCCGGGCATGGACGAGGTGCGACGGTGGGCCGGACTGCTGGCTCCCCACGTGGGCATGTTCAAGATCGGCAAGCAGCTCTATACCGCCTGCGGTCCGGAAGCGGTCCGGACGATCCTGCAGGCCGGCGGCCAGGTCTTTCTGGACCTCAAGTACCACGATATCCCCAACACCGTTGCCATGGCTTCCTTGGAGGCAGCCCGCCTGGGGGTGAAGCTCTTCAACCTGCACGCCCTGGGTGGCTACGAGATGATGGCAACGACCGTTGATACCCTGGACCGCGAGTTCAAGGGCGCTGAGCGGGCCAAGGTGCTGGCGGTAACCGTCCTGACCTCGTCCACCGGGGAAACCCTCCGGGAGATCGGGATAGGCGTGCCGGTCGAGGAGCAGGTGGTGCGGTTAGCCCGGCTGGCGCACAAGGCCGGGGTCGACGGTGTCGTTGCATCGCCCCGCGAGGTCCCGCTCATCAGGGAGGCCTGCGGCGCCGATTTCCTGATCGTGACGCCGGGTGTTCGTCCTGCCTTTGCCGCGGCTGACGATCAGAAGCGGATCATGACCCCGCGGGAGGCGATCCAGTCGGGTGCCGACTATCTGGTGATCGGCCGGCCGATCAGCGCCGCACCCGATCCGGTGCGCGCTGCCGAGCTGATCGTCGAGGAGATGGTGCAATAG
- a CDS encoding proline--tRNA ligase, whose product MRYSQYFIPTVKETPADAEVISHQLMLRAGMIRKVAAGLYNYLPLGLRSLRKVENIVREEMNRAGAIEILMPMVTPSELWQESGRWEQYGKELLRIKDRKDTEFCLGPTHEEVVTDIIRREVRSYRQLPLNLYQIQTKFRDEIRPRFGLMRGREFIMKDAYSFDVDSAAADGSYDKMYRAYRRIFERCGLKFRAVEADTGSIGGSSSHEFMVLAESGEDAIVSCSACDYAANVEKAEARQVETVEHAEPRPLEKVATPGKKTIDEVSEFLGVPAATTVKMLILLADAVPVAVMVRGDHELNEIKLKNYLGCETLEMASDEIITKTTGSPVGYIGPIGLSLRIIADVAVRGMRNFVAGANLADFHLKNVNLERDCTVSEFADVRSVAHGDPCPRCSTGTLEMWRGIEVGHVFKLGTKYSKALKATYLDASGQEQIIFMGCYGIGIGRTVAACIEQNHDDNGIIFPVPIAPFHCIISALSVKDEPVVQAAEQLYARLTGAGVEVLLDDRDERPGFKFKDADLIGIPLRIVVGSKHLADGNVELKDRRSGEVEILPVEDAVAKVIATVKQSLEL is encoded by the coding sequence ATGCGATATTCCCAGTATTTCATCCCCACCGTGAAAGAAACCCCGGCGGATGCCGAGGTGATTTCCCACCAGTTGATGCTCCGTGCCGGCATGATCCGCAAGGTGGCGGCAGGTCTTTACAATTATCTTCCCCTGGGGTTGCGCTCGCTGCGCAAGGTGGAGAACATCGTCCGCGAGGAGATGAACCGGGCCGGCGCCATCGAGATCCTGATGCCGATGGTGACCCCTTCCGAACTCTGGCAGGAATCGGGCCGCTGGGAGCAGTACGGCAAGGAACTGCTCAGGATCAAGGACCGAAAGGATACCGAATTCTGTCTCGGACCGACCCACGAAGAGGTGGTCACCGACATCATCCGCCGCGAGGTGCGCAGCTATCGCCAGTTGCCGCTGAACCTCTACCAGATCCAGACCAAGTTCCGGGACGAGATCCGTCCCCGTTTCGGGCTGATGCGGGGTCGCGAGTTCATCATGAAGGACGCCTACTCCTTCGATGTGGATAGCGCGGCAGCAGACGGCTCCTATGACAAGATGTACCGCGCCTATCGCCGGATCTTCGAACGGTGCGGACTGAAGTTCAGGGCGGTAGAGGCGGATACCGGCTCCATTGGCGGTTCCTCTTCGCACGAGTTTATGGTCCTGGCCGAATCGGGCGAGGATGCCATTGTCTCGTGCAGCGCCTGTGATTATGCCGCCAATGTGGAAAAGGCCGAGGCACGACAAGTGGAGACCGTGGAACATGCCGAGCCGCGGCCGCTGGAAAAGGTTGCCACGCCGGGGAAGAAGACCATCGATGAGGTCAGCGAATTCCTCGGGGTGCCTGCCGCAACCACCGTGAAGATGCTGATCCTGCTGGCGGACGCCGTGCCGGTGGCTGTCATGGTGCGGGGCGACCACGAGCTGAACGAGATCAAGCTGAAGAACTATCTCGGCTGCGAGACCCTGGAGATGGCCAGCGACGAGATCATCACCAAAACCACTGGTTCGCCGGTGGGATATATCGGCCCGATCGGTCTCTCCCTGCGCATCATTGCCGATGTTGCGGTGCGCGGCATGCGGAATTTCGTTGCCGGCGCCAATCTTGCGGACTTCCATCTGAAGAATGTGAACCTGGAGCGGGACTGCACGGTGTCGGAGTTTGCCGATGTCCGCTCCGTTGCCCATGGCGACCCGTGCCCCCGCTGCAGCACCGGCACCCTGGAGATGTGGCGCGGCATCGAGGTGGGTCACGTCTTCAAGCTCGGCACCAAATATTCCAAGGCCTTGAAGGCTACCTATCTGGATGCCTCGGGCCAGGAGCAGATCATCTTCATGGGGTGCTACGGCATCGGCATCGGTCGAACCGTGGCGGCCTGCATCGAGCAGAACCATGACGACAACGGTATCATCTTTCCGGTGCCGATCGCGCCGTTCCATTGCATCATATCGGCACTGAGCGTCAAGGACGAGCCGGTGGTGCAGGCTGCCGAACAGCTCTATGCCCGGCTCACCGGCGCCGGCGTGGAGGTGCTCCTGGACGACCGCGACGAGCGGCCCGGCTTCAAGTTCAAGGATGCCGACCTGATCGGGATCCCCCTGCGGATCGTCGTGGGAAGCAAGCATCTTGCCGACGGCAACGTGGAACTGAAAGACCGTCGTAGCGGCGAGGTGGAGATCCTCCCGGTCGAAGACGCGGTTGCGAAGGTGATAGCAACGGTAAAACAGTCACTTGAGTTGTAA
- the ispG gene encoding flavodoxin-dependent (E)-4-hydroxy-3-methylbut-2-enyl-diphosphate synthase: MKRLTRQISVGNVTVGGGAPCSVQSMCNTDTRDVAATLAQIGQLTAAGCELVRCAVLDMEAAEALGRIKAESAIPVIADIHFDYKLALKVLEGGIDGLRLNPGNIGERWKVAEVVKAASERRVPIRIGVNAGSLEKELLVKYGHPTAQAMVDSALGHVRILEELGYDQIKISLKASDVPKTVAAYRLLSASVDYPLHIGITEAGTIFSGTIKSAVGLGILLAEGIGDTLRVSLTGDPVDEVRVGFEILKALGLRQRGINFVSCPTCGRCGIDLIGVAQEVEERLKDLDAPLTVAVMGCVVNGPGEAREADVGVAGGRGEGLLFRHGEIVRKIPEAELADALVAEVQALAAASRTSH; the protein is encoded by the coding sequence GTGAAACGACTTACCAGGCAGATATCCGTTGGCAATGTCACCGTCGGGGGGGGTGCCCCCTGCTCGGTCCAATCCATGTGCAACACCGATACCCGTGATGTTGCCGCCACCCTGGCCCAGATCGGGCAGTTGACCGCGGCCGGCTGCGAGCTGGTCCGCTGCGCCGTGCTCGACATGGAGGCTGCGGAGGCTCTGGGGCGGATCAAGGCCGAAAGCGCCATTCCGGTCATTGCCGACATTCATTTCGACTACAAGCTGGCTCTGAAGGTACTGGAGGGTGGCATCGACGGCCTGCGCCTCAATCCGGGAAATATCGGCGAGCGGTGGAAGGTCGCCGAGGTGGTGAAGGCCGCCTCCGAGCGGCGGGTGCCGATCCGGATCGGCGTCAATGCCGGCTCCCTGGAGAAGGAACTGCTCGTCAAATACGGCCATCCCACTGCCCAGGCCATGGTCGATTCGGCCCTGGGCCATGTCCGGATACTGGAAGAACTCGGTTACGACCAGATCAAGATCTCCCTCAAGGCATCCGACGTGCCGAAGACCGTGGCGGCCTACCGCCTCCTCTCGGCCAGCGTCGACTATCCGCTCCATATCGGCATCACCGAGGCGGGCACGATCTTCTCCGGTACCATCAAGTCTGCAGTTGGGCTCGGCATCCTGCTTGCCGAAGGGATCGGCGACACGCTCCGCGTTTCGCTCACCGGCGATCCGGTGGATGAGGTCCGGGTCGGTTTCGAGATCCTCAAGGCGCTCGGCCTGCGCCAGCGGGGGATCAACTTCGTTTCCTGTCCCACCTGCGGCCGCTGCGGCATCGACCTGATCGGCGTTGCCCAGGAAGTGGAAGAGCGCTTGAAAGACCTGGATGCACCGTTGACCGTTGCAGTCATGGGCTGCGTGGTGAACGGTCCCGGCGAGGCCCGCGAAGCCGATGTGGGGGTGGCAGGCGGCCGCGGGGAGGGGCTTCTGTTCCGGCACGGCGAAATCGTCCGCAAGATCCCCGAGGCGGAACTGGCCGATGCCCTGGTTGCCGAGGTCCAGGCCCTGGCTGCAGCCAGCCGCACCTCACACTGA
- the rlmB gene encoding 23S rRNA (guanosine(2251)-2'-O)-methyltransferase RlmB: MTDEIVYGINAVTEALRGKRRAFELFASPPPGSDRRFAKLLELAAEKGVPVRQRQKQDLFRLCGNEYHQGVVLRVEPFPYADLDDLVAAWKGAEAGVVLVLDSIQDPANLGSLVRSAACAGVLGVVIVKDRAVGVTPAVERVSAGAVETVPVARVTNLVQALDQLKEAGYWVYGLDQDARTTLYQQDLRGKVAMVIGSEGEGIRPLVRKSCDLLLSIPLTGGVGSLNAAVAGSVALFEVVRQRLQSGG, translated from the coding sequence GTGACCGATGAGATAGTCTACGGCATCAATGCCGTAACAGAGGCCCTTCGCGGCAAGAGGAGGGCCTTTGAGCTGTTTGCCTCTCCTCCGCCGGGGAGCGACCGCCGTTTTGCCAAGCTGCTCGAACTCGCCGCCGAAAAGGGTGTGCCGGTGCGCCAACGGCAGAAGCAGGATCTTTTCCGCCTCTGCGGCAACGAATACCATCAGGGCGTTGTCCTGCGCGTCGAGCCGTTTCCCTATGCCGATCTGGACGATCTGGTCGCGGCATGGAAGGGCGCGGAGGCAGGGGTGGTGCTGGTGCTGGATTCCATTCAGGACCCTGCAAACCTGGGCTCTCTGGTTAGAAGCGCTGCCTGTGCCGGAGTCCTGGGCGTGGTCATTGTCAAGGACCGCGCCGTCGGCGTCACCCCGGCGGTGGAGCGGGTTTCTGCCGGGGCAGTGGAGACCGTCCCGGTTGCCCGGGTCACCAATCTCGTCCAGGCCCTGGATCAGCTGAAGGAAGCGGGGTATTGGGTCTACGGACTCGACCAGGATGCCCGGACCACCCTGTATCAGCAGGACCTGCGCGGCAAGGTGGCCATGGTGATCGGAAGCGAGGGGGAGGGGATCAGGCCCCTGGTCCGGAAGAGCTGCGACCTCCTTTTGTCGATACCGCTCACGGGCGGGGTAGGATCGCTCAATGCCGCGGTTGCGGGGAGCGTCGCACTGTTCGAGGTCGTTCGGCAGCGGTTGCAGAGTGGCGGCTGA